A region of Halalkaliarchaeum desulfuricum DNA encodes the following proteins:
- the thiD gene encoding bifunctional hydroxymethylpyrimidine kinase/phosphomethylpyrimidine kinase, with the protein METQRRAATVRKPVVLTIAGSDSGGGAGIQADLKTMEALGTFGTSVVTSVTAQNTVGVESTHPVPVPEIEAQIDAVLSDFDVRAVKTGMLGTRAVVEAITERATDMSIPLVVDPVMVAASGDRLLEPAAEAAYEELIAESTLVTPNADEAAVLTGMEPEGEETAREAGERLVELGAEAALVKGGHVPGDRIRDVLVFAGGEETRVFDHPRVDTDATHGSGCTLSSAIAARLARGAALEDAVRDGISLLERAVRYPLDVGSGPGPVHHLVGIRERASRHPTAEAVEGIVDSLVEMDARPLVPEVGTNVVGATPFAEAPAETAAVEGRIARTRSGVRPNRGVRFGASSHVARFLLSAREHDPDLRFAANLRFDDGVESALSALEGAVEIDRSTEPAPDVEGSTMGWAAGRAFDRADGTPTAVFDRGDVGKEAMTRLLASDPETLVGQLRTVLEELDNGGANS; encoded by the coding sequence ATGGAGACACAGAGACGCGCCGCAACCGTACGGAAACCAGTCGTCTTGACGATCGCCGGCAGCGACTCCGGCGGTGGCGCCGGCATCCAGGCCGACCTCAAGACCATGGAGGCACTGGGGACGTTCGGGACGAGCGTCGTCACGAGCGTCACTGCACAGAACACCGTCGGCGTCGAGTCGACGCATCCGGTACCGGTCCCGGAGATCGAGGCACAGATCGACGCCGTTCTCTCGGATTTCGACGTGCGGGCCGTCAAAACCGGTATGCTCGGGACTCGAGCAGTCGTCGAGGCGATTACCGAGCGAGCAACCGATATGTCGATCCCGCTTGTCGTCGATCCGGTGATGGTCGCGGCGTCGGGCGATCGATTGCTGGAGCCGGCGGCCGAGGCGGCCTACGAGGAACTGATCGCGGAGTCGACGCTGGTGACGCCGAACGCCGACGAGGCTGCCGTGTTGACCGGAATGGAACCCGAAGGGGAGGAAACCGCACGCGAGGCGGGCGAACGATTGGTCGAACTCGGTGCCGAGGCCGCCCTCGTGAAGGGCGGACACGTGCCGGGCGACCGGATACGCGACGTGCTCGTCTTCGCCGGCGGCGAGGAAACGCGCGTCTTCGACCACCCTCGCGTCGATACCGATGCGACGCACGGCTCCGGCTGTACTCTCTCGAGTGCGATCGCCGCCCGGCTCGCACGGGGGGCTGCTCTCGAGGACGCGGTTCGTGACGGAATTTCGCTTCTGGAACGTGCGGTCCGGTATCCACTCGATGTCGGTTCCGGCCCGGGACCAGTGCATCACCTGGTCGGGATCCGGGAGCGTGCGTCGCGACATCCCACCGCCGAAGCGGTCGAGGGGATCGTCGACTCGCTGGTCGAGATGGACGCGCGACCGCTCGTCCCGGAGGTCGGTACGAACGTGGTCGGCGCCACGCCGTTCGCCGAGGCGCCGGCCGAGACCGCCGCCGTCGAGGGACGGATCGCCCGCACACGCTCGGGCGTCAGGCCGAACCGTGGGGTCCGTTTCGGGGCGTCGAGCCACGTCGCTCGCTTTCTACTTTCGGCCCGGGAACACGATCCGGACCTCCGGTTCGCGGCGAACCTCCGGTTCGACGACGGCGTCGAATCGGCGCTGTCGGCGCTGGAGGGCGCCGTCGAGATCGATCGCTCGACGGAACCCGCGCCAGACGTGGAGGGATCGACGATGGGCTGGGCCGCCGGCCGGGCGTTCGACCGCGCCGACGGAACACCCACGGCGGTGTTCGACCGGGGAGATGTCGGCAAGGAAGCGATGACCCGCCTGCTGGCATCGGATCCGGAAACGCTGGTGGGGCAGTTGCGAACTGTGCTCGAGGAACTCGATAACGGCGGCGCGAATTCCTGA